In the Campylobacter concisus genome, AGGTTTTGCTTCTGTGGCTGATCTCCATGATCGAGTAGCCCTCGCCTCTGTAGTCGGTAAATTCGGCCTTTGCATGCTCTAAAACGCTTAGTGGTATCGCGCTTGGGCCTGCGCTAAAGTTAATTTTTCTACTCATTTTTACTCCTTGATAATTGCTTTTTTATGTGTATTTTGTGAGATAAGCTCGATCTCATCGTCTATTTTTAGATCCCTAAGATCAACCATCTTGCCATCTTTTCTAACCTCGATAAGCCCTTTTGTGCTCTCAAAAAAGAGTTTCCTCATCTCATAAGCCTTTTCTAGCGAGCCAAGGGCCGAGCCAAGGACTAAAATTTTTCTTTGCACGGCGTTTGTTAGGGCATTTTGCTTGTTTGTCATCTCGCTAAATTTTAGCTCGATCCTAGCTTTTAGAGCATTTGATGAAAATTTAGAAAGAAGAACATTTAGCAAATTTTGCTTTTTGGTGATCTTTAAGCTTAAAGCGCTATCAAGATCATCGCTGAGCCTGTCAAGATACTGAAAAAATGCCTCTTCATCAGGCAGCAGATCAAGCATAGCTGCACTTGGCGTAAGCGATCTGCGGTCTGCTACAAAGTCGCTTATAACGTAGTCGATCTCGTGTCCGATAGCGCTTATGACTGGCGTCTTTGTAGCGTAAATTTCACGAGCTAAGCCCTCGTCGTTAAAGCACCAAAGATCCTCTTTGCTGCCACCTCCTCTAGCTAAAACAATCACATCTACGCCGTATTTATCGGCTCTGCGCAAGGCTTTTATAAGCAAGCTTGGGGCATTTTCACCTTGAGTTAAAGCATCAAAAATATAAATTTCGCTTAATTTCCAACGGCTCGTCACGACCTTTAACATATCCTGAAGCGCCGCCGAAGTAGCGCTTGTGACAAGGGCTATTTTTTTAGGTAAATTTGGTATCTCTTTTTTTGCAGCAATGTCAAAAAGCCCCTCATTTTCGAGCTTTTCTTTAAGCTGCCTAAACGCAAGCTCAAGCTCACCCTCGCCATCAGGCAGCATCGCACTAGCCACTAGCTGATACGACCCGCTTGGCGAATAAATGGTCACTTTGCCATAAATTTTTACTTTTAGCCCATCTTTTGGTAAGAATTTCACCTTTTGGTTATTCATGCGATACATCACAGCTGAGATGCTTGACTTATCATCCTTTAGCGTGAAGTACCAGTGCCCAGAAGTGTGCTTAGTAAGGCGCGAAATTTCTCCACTTACCTCGACGTAGTCAAGCGTTGCTTCAAGCAGTGCCTTTGCTTTTTCGTTTAGCTCAGAAACACTAAGCATTGATTTCTCTTACCTTTTTAGCGATAAATAGTGTCGAGATATCCATGCTAAAGCCCTTGCAAAGCTCTATCTCAAAGCCAGCCTCTATAAGTTCATCACAAAAGCTCTTTGCGTCCAAGAAATTTTCGATCGAGCTTGGCAGATACTCGTATGCCTCTTTATTTTTTGAGATAAAGCCTCCTATACTTGGCAAAATTTTACTTAGATAAAAATCTCTTAGCGAGGTTATAAAGCCCTTTTTCTGGCGCTTTGTAAATTCAAGTACGACTACGTAGCCATTTAGAGCAAGCACTCTGTTAAACTCCCTAAGCGCCGCCTTTCGCTCGACCACGTTTCTGATGCCATAGCTTATGCTTAGAATTTGAGCCTCTCCGCTTGCAAGCGTAGTGTTGTCAGCGTAGGCCTCTATAAATTTAAAATTTGGAAATTTTGCCCTAGCCTCTTTTAGCATACCACTTGAGGGATCGATGCCAGTGAGGTTTTTCACCTCAACGCCAAATTCTTTTGAAATTTCACTCCAAAGCCCCATCATATCGCCAGTACCACAAGCCACGTCGACGATATTTATGCTTCTTTCTTTAAAAATTTCTAGCATATATCTGCAGGCGAATTTCCTCCAGCTCACATCCACACCAAGACTTAATACCCTGTTTGCGACGTCATAAGTCGGAGCGATCTGGTTAAACATATCAACTATTTTTTCTTGTTTTTGCATAAATTTGCCCTTTTATATGTAGTAAATTTTTAAATTTCTTGAAATTTTACGAGTTGCTTTTATAAATTTAAGACGCTTTTTTAGTATCTCTTCTCTACTTTTATAAATTTGCTTGTAAATTTTACTCTCGAGCCTCTCTTTGTCTGGCATTTCTGGAAGTCTTTTAAGGATACCGAGCCAGACGTCATAGTCTTGAAGACTACCAAAAATTTCTTGCATCTGCTTTAGCTTCTCTTCATACTTTTTAAGCCCTTCAAAATAGAAAATTTCACATAAAAGCTCGTATGTATATCTCATCTTCTTAAGCTCTATCCTAAGATCATGAAAGCTCTCATTTGGGCAGTCTTGATTTAAGCCTTTTAGCCTTTTTTGAGCTAAAACCAAAAGCGTTCTAAGCTTAAACGAACCAAGGCGCGAAAGGCTTACATCAAAGAGTTTTGACTTATAAAATTCACCCTCGTTTAAAAATATCTCCCACTCTTTTAAAAATGCGTAATTTTCTTCGTCGCCAAGGTAGCTTTTTACATTTTCATACTCTAAATCTAGAGCCTTTTGCACAAAATAGATAGGCTCATTTGCATGTTTTTGCTCGTTTAAAAAGCTCAAAAATACATCCAAATCTCGCTTTTTGTTTGTCGAGTTTGCAAGCATTTTAAAATTCTCGCCAAAAAAAAGTGTCACTTTCTCATCAAAAACGCCACTAAAAATTTTAAGTAACGATCTAACCTTTCTTAAATTTACGCGAAGCTCATGCAAAACTTCTTCATCTTTGTCTATCAAATACTGGCTTTTTAGACTTTTTATTACTTTAAAAATACTAACAAAAAGGACTCTTAGTGCCTCGCCGCTTTTTAGATTTGCAGCAAAATTTGGAAGAATTTCTTTTCCTTTTATGATCTTATAAGCTCTTTTGTAGTCAATTTCTTCATTTTCATTAGCATGGACGGCAAGAAATTTGTTTTTATATCTTTTATCGCAAGTTACGTCACTTAGGCAAAAATTTTCTAAAAACGGTGGCAGCTTGAAAAAGACAGCTTCATTTTCATCGCTAAATTCGATTTCAAATGTGCAAAGCCCGTTTAATTCATTTTTAAAAATATCAATATTGCAAGGATTGTTATTTAGTTTAAAAATGTATCTATCTTTTAAGATGACGCTACCAATGCGATTTTTAAGAGCCTTTTTAAACTCCGCTTTTTCGCAAAATTCTTCATTTTCTTCTCTGATTAGATCTTTGCCGATCTTTACAGTTTTTATAAATTTATCCTCTTCACTTCGAAAGCGGATCTCTTTATTTTGCGTTATCTTGGTATAAAATTGAGAAATTTCAAGATGCTTAAAGACTACTCCAGCTTCTTTTAAAAAATCTAGAATTTGAGAATTTTTGAGTAAAAATTTACGCTCTATCTCCAAACTCACATTTTTCTCCAAAATTTTTTGTTTATTTTAGCAAGTTAGTGCTTAAAACAATGAGGAAGATGCTAAATTTAGGCTTATTTTAAAAGTATTTTTATTAGGAAAAAAGATGGA is a window encoding:
- a CDS encoding CYTH and CHAD domain-containing protein, whose translation is MSLEIERKFLLKNSQILDFLKEAGVVFKHLEISQFYTKITQNKEIRFRSEEDKFIKTVKIGKDLIREENEEFCEKAEFKKALKNRIGSVILKDRYIFKLNNNPCNIDIFKNELNGLCTFEIEFSDENEAVFFKLPPFLENFCLSDVTCDKRYKNKFLAVHANENEEIDYKRAYKIIKGKEILPNFAANLKSGEALRVLFVSIFKVIKSLKSQYLIDKDEEVLHELRVNLRKVRSLLKIFSGVFDEKVTLFFGENFKMLANSTNKKRDLDVFLSFLNEQKHANEPIYFVQKALDLEYENVKSYLGDEENYAFLKEWEIFLNEGEFYKSKLFDVSLSRLGSFKLRTLLVLAQKRLKGLNQDCPNESFHDLRIELKKMRYTYELLCEIFYFEGLKKYEEKLKQMQEIFGSLQDYDVWLGILKRLPEMPDKERLESKIYKQIYKSREEILKKRLKFIKATRKISRNLKIYYI
- the xseA gene encoding exodeoxyribonuclease VII large subunit translates to MLSVSELNEKAKALLEATLDYVEVSGEISRLTKHTSGHWYFTLKDDKSSISAVMYRMNNQKVKFLPKDGLKVKIYGKVTIYSPSGSYQLVASAMLPDGEGELELAFRQLKEKLENEGLFDIAAKKEIPNLPKKIALVTSATSAALQDMLKVVTSRWKLSEIYIFDALTQGENAPSLLIKALRRADKYGVDVIVLARGGGSKEDLWCFNDEGLAREIYATKTPVISAIGHEIDYVISDFVADRRSLTPSAAMLDLLPDEEAFFQYLDRLSDDLDSALSLKITKKQNLLNVLLSKFSSNALKARIELKFSEMTNKQNALTNAVQRKILVLGSALGSLEKAYEMRKLFFESTKGLIEVRKDGKMVDLRDLKIDDEIELISQNTHKKAIIKE
- the ubiE gene encoding bifunctional demethylmenaquinone methyltransferase/2-methoxy-6-polyprenyl-1,4-benzoquinol methylase UbiE, whose translation is MQKQEKIVDMFNQIAPTYDVANRVLSLGVDVSWRKFACRYMLEIFKERSINIVDVACGTGDMMGLWSEISKEFGVEVKNLTGIDPSSGMLKEARAKFPNFKFIEAYADNTTLASGEAQILSISYGIRNVVERKAALREFNRVLALNGYVVVLEFTKRQKKGFITSLRDFYLSKILPSIGGFISKNKEAYEYLPSSIENFLDAKSFCDELIEAGFEIELCKGFSMDISTLFIAKKVREINA